A single region of the Plasmodium reichenowi strain SY57 chromosome 9, whole genome shotgun sequence genome encodes:
- a CDS encoding DnaJ protein, putative → MLNDIILQVIVAAFGVAIVNSDKIKFLQKFKYATYILILSFLLYKGIPWKRENYYTYLNITPNATKQEIQTAYRQAAKIYHPDKNPDESANSSFIKLKQAYDVLTDDVRRSNYNRFGDYKNGEIDDNTATLLICLSLVQHTMFFIIGYFLSYPKKLEFSRQIFLVYNIASFCFELQFRFIEDDTTFDWLPALGYLLPYEKIKFLRTFFPIVFFISICASAYSYTDKNATLIFLMRSILSTNRIIVERSNDVIESTNYLKKNGEKLVTKLQQIRKGEASSLLNLKDDENLDKEYLENGDKKNATVDSKLLSNVKEFALTLDSQQISLLEKCFDLMKNKDANEKNKKKSWFEFFSIQVIFGVIFVYIWLTSK, encoded by the exons ATGTTGAACGATATAATATTGCAAGTTATTGTTGCAGCTTTTGGAGTTGCAATAGTAAATAgtgataaaataaaattccTTCAAAAATTCA AATACGCtacttatatattaattttgtCTTTTCTATTATACAAGGGTATACCATGGAAAAGAGAAAATTACTATACTTATTTAAATATCACACCTAATGCTACGAAACAAGAAATACAGACAGCTTATAGACAAGCAGCTAAAATTTATCATCCT gATAAAAACCCTGACGAGTCTGCTAATTCatcatttataaaattaaagcAAGCTTATGATGTTTTAACTGATGATGTAAGAAGAAGTAATTATAATAGATTTGGGGATTACAAAAATG GAGAAATAGATGACAACACAGCGACGTTATTAATTTGTCTTTCTTTAGTTCAACACACaatgttttttattatagGATATTTTCTATCATAtccaaaaaaattagaatTTTCAAGACAA ATTTTTTTAGTGTATAATATAGCTAGCTTTTGTTTCGAGTTGCAGTTTCGTTTTATAGAAGATGATACAACTTTTGATTGGCTTCCAGCTTTGGGATATTTATTACCctatgaaaaaataaagttCCTGAGGACTTTTTTTCCaattgtattttttatcagTATATGCGCATCAGCTTATTCATATACAGATAAAAACGCTAccttaatatttttaatgaGATCCATTTTATCTACTAATAGAATAATTGTAGAAAGATCAAATGATGTTATTGAATCAACAAATTACTTAAAAAAGAATGGTGAAAAGTTAGTTACCAAATTACAGCAAATAAGGAAGGGTGAGGCCTCTAGtctattaaatttaaaagatgATGAGAACCTTgataaagaatatttagAAAATGGAGATAAGAAAAATGCAACTGTCGATTCAAAATTGTTAAGTAACGTAAAAGAATTTGCATTAACCCTAGATTCACAACAAATAAGTTTACTAGAAAAATGTTTTgatttaatgaaaaataaagatgcaaatgaaaaaaataaaaagaaatctTGGTTTGAGTTTTTCTCTATACAAGTTATATTCGGAgttatatttgtttatatatggTTAACATCTAAATAA
- a CDS encoding PPPDE peptidase, putative: MNIFLHTYTLDVPFFLKNVRHTGIEVFGNEYTFSMDGIITCKPKKSSIGQYCKSYELSDVKLTYIQFTEILNVLGKIYRPNTYNFIYKNCNHFCDDLFELLSGKRLFHRFMLYSRIGKLFGKFRNVALCGYINSMEITRDDKILYIYALNLSKSLLQKNEQLKNSNEVIYLKDINYECYKNYNEHASSFYVVPYQSYAHNYCNTQKIYYNDNVLNNAIKCLSDEIKNNLPKPEPLTSVYSFSTSGTYSFG; the protein is encoded by the coding sequence gCATTGAAGTTTTTGGTAATGAATATACCTTCTCAATGGATGGTATAATAACATGCAAACCCAAAAAATCTAGTATAGGTCAATATTGCAAAAGTTATGAATTGTCAGATGTAAAATTAACCTATATACAATTTACTGAGATATTAAATGTACTTGGTAAAATATACAGACCTAacacatataattttatatacaaaaattgTAATCATTTTTGTGATGATTTATTTGAGTTATTAAGTGGGAAAAGATTATTTCATAGATTCATGTTATATTCAAGAATAGGAAAATTATTTGGTAAATTTCGAAATGTTGCTTTATGTGGTTATATTAACTCCATGGAAATAACTAGAGATGATAAgattttatatatctatgCTTTAAATTTATCTAAATCCTTATTGcaaaaaaatgaacaacttaaaaatagtaatgaagttatatatcttaaagatattaattatgaatgttataaaaattataatgaacATGCTTCATCATTTTATGTAGTCCCATATCAAAGTTATGCACATAATTATTGTAAtacacaaaaaatatattataatgataatgtaCTAAATAATGCAATTAAATGTTTAAGtgatgaaataaaaaataatttaccAAAACCAGAGCCACTAACTAGCGTTTATTCATTCAGTACAAGTGGAACCTATTCATTCGGATAA